The Actinomycetota bacterium DNA segment CTAGTATATTGACATGCAAATAACGAAACATGATTACACTTCAACTATCGCCATCCGGCATACAGGGGAGTGGTCATGCGTCAGACAGAACTGAAGTTGAGCGAGAAGGATCGCTCGGTCATCGAAGGAATTCGCAGCAAGGGATTGCACCAAGCGCGAGAGGTCAATCGTGCACATGTACTGTCTTGCCTGGACCGGGACATTCCCGAAGCCCAGATCATGGCGGTGTTGGGAATTGGTCGTACAGCCGTATGGCGCGCCCGTGCGGCATATTTGCAAGGCGGTGTGGAGTTGGCGGTATTCGATGTAGAGCGTTCAGGACGCCCGCGCCAGTACGACACCAACGCCGAGGCGCGCGTGATCGCATTGGCCTGCTCAACCCCACCCAAGGGACACCAGCGATGGACCATGGTCGAACTCGAACGAGCTGCTCGCCAAGAGCCGGGCATGCAATCCGTGAGTCGGGAAACGGTGCGGCGCATGCTCAAAAAAACGATCTCAAGCCTTGGCGCAGAGTGATG contains these protein-coding regions:
- a CDS encoding helix-turn-helix domain-containing protein; amino-acid sequence: MRQTELKLSEKDRSVIEGIRSKGLHQAREVNRAHVLSCLDRDIPEAQIMAVLGIGRTAVWRARAAYLQGGVELAVFDVERSGRPRQYDTNAEARVIALACSTPPKGHQRWTMVELERAARQEPGMQSVSRETVRRMLKKTISSLGAE